From a single Oceanobacillus kimchii X50 genomic region:
- the argB gene encoding acetylglutamate kinase, translated as MITIVFKVGGSVLNQLSPKFYQMLVRLKETETCNPIIVHGGGPEINEALSKMNIETEFVDGLRVTTEEVLNIAEMVMSGTINKRIVASIQSIGGNALGLSGVDGKLLQARQIHNGKLGLVGEIIEVNTEWLSIIMNSGGIPVISPIAIGEDGRRYNVNGDMAAGKVAEAFQSKLILVSNIPGVIESVNGEEMIHHHLTKQQVESKIDSGVIYGGMIPKVRSALASLKSGVAESVILNGLNPDDIKNYLEGKAVGTVLTEREVEHV; from the coding sequence ATGATTACTATTGTGTTTAAAGTGGGAGGCAGTGTTTTAAATCAACTTTCTCCTAAGTTTTATCAAATGTTAGTACGGCTAAAAGAAACAGAAACTTGTAATCCAATTATTGTTCACGGAGGCGGACCTGAAATTAATGAAGCCCTAAGTAAGATGAATATAGAAACCGAGTTTGTTGATGGGTTACGGGTAACTACAGAGGAAGTTCTCAATATTGCTGAAATGGTGATGAGTGGAACAATAAATAAACGTATTGTTGCTAGTATCCAGTCCATTGGTGGAAATGCACTTGGTTTAAGCGGAGTAGATGGAAAACTATTACAAGCTAGACAGATACATAATGGAAAACTTGGTTTGGTTGGTGAAATTATTGAAGTTAATACAGAATGGTTATCGATCATTATGAATAGTGGAGGCATTCCAGTTATTTCTCCAATTGCGATTGGTGAGGATGGCAGGCGTTATAATGTGAACGGTGATATGGCTGCCGGAAAGGTTGCTGAAGCTTTTCAATCCAAGTTAATACTAGTTAGTAATATTCCTGGAGTCATAGAATCGGTTAATGGAGAAGAAATGATTCATCATCATCTAACAAAACAACAAGTAGAAAGCAAAATAGATTCAGGAGTCATTTATGGCGGTATGATCCCAAAAGTTCGTTCTGCCTTAGCAAGTCTTAAAAGTGGTGTCGCTGAATCAGTTATTTTAAATGGATTAAATCCAGATGATATAAAGAATTATTTAGAAGGAAAAGCAGTTGGAACAGTTTTAACAGAAAGAGAGGTAGAACATGTCTAG
- a CDS encoding acetylornithine transaminase: MSSKTEISSAVMQTYNRFPITATKGKDSFLWDESGKKYLDYTSGIATCNLGHVPDNVQQAISVQLEELWHCSNLYHIPSQEKLASMLTEYSCLDQVFFCNSGAEANEAAIKIAKKYAKDKGYHDRIEIVTFEQSFHGRTGSTMAATAQEKIHQGFTPLTKGFRYLPFNNKGSLSEIDNGKTSAVLLEVIQGEGGIHIADKDWLKQLSAICKDADILLIIDEIQTGIGRTGSLFAYEPYGIEPDVITVAKGLGSGFPIGAMLAKQHVAASFSPGTHGSTFGGNPIAATAGTATLKEIIKDGFLKNCNEVQDELFTQLKLIKEISPLIKDIRGKGYLIGIEVTNQASTWIEKLRDKQILVLPAGEKVVRILPPLTTTKEELQMCIQALKEVALELEEVTNG; this comes from the coding sequence ATGTCTAGTAAAACAGAGATTTCATCAGCAGTAATGCAAACGTATAATCGTTTTCCAATAACTGCAACTAAAGGGAAAGATAGCTTTCTATGGGATGAAAGTGGAAAAAAATACTTAGATTATACATCTGGGATAGCAACATGTAATTTAGGGCATGTACCCGATAATGTTCAACAAGCGATATCAGTTCAATTAGAAGAATTATGGCATTGCTCTAATTTATATCATATTCCTAGTCAAGAAAAATTAGCTTCGATGTTGACTGAATATAGCTGCTTAGACCAAGTATTCTTTTGTAACAGTGGAGCGGAAGCGAATGAAGCTGCGATAAAAATAGCAAAGAAGTATGCTAAAGATAAAGGGTATCATGATCGTATTGAAATTGTTACTTTCGAACAGTCCTTTCATGGACGTACCGGATCAACAATGGCAGCTACCGCACAAGAAAAGATACATCAAGGATTTACTCCGTTAACAAAGGGGTTTCGTTATCTGCCATTTAATAATAAAGGGTCATTGTCTGAGATAGATAATGGAAAAACATCTGCAGTGTTATTAGAAGTTATCCAAGGTGAAGGTGGAATTCATATTGCAGATAAAGATTGGTTAAAACAATTATCTGCTATTTGTAAGGATGCTGATATTTTGCTAATCATTGATGAAATACAGACGGGGATAGGGCGTACGGGGAGTTTATTTGCATATGAACCATACGGTATAGAACCAGATGTTATTACGGTAGCGAAAGGTTTGGGATCTGGGTTTCCAATTGGTGCAATGCTAGCGAAACAACATGTAGCGGCATCATTTTCACCTGGTACACATGGAAGTACATTTGGAGGAAATCCAATAGCTGCTACAGCTGGTACTGCAACTTTAAAAGAAATTATAAAGGACGGTTTTTTAAAAAATTGTAACGAAGTTCAAGATGAATTGTTTACTCAATTAAAACTAATAAAAGAAATCTCTCCATTGATTAAAGATATTCGTGGTAAAGGTTATTTAATTGGAATAGAAGTTACGAATCAGGCTAGTACCTGGATTGAAAAACTTCGCGACAAACAAATCCTTGTGCTACCAGCTGGTGAAAAAGTAGTACGTATATTACCTCCATTAACGACAACCAAAGAGGAACTACAAATGTGTATACAAGCGTTGAAAGAAGTAGCATTAGAACTGGAGGAAGTTACAAATGGATAA
- a CDS encoding carbamoyl phosphate synthase small subunit: MDKGFLVLETGDVFEGILIGDKKAIEGELVFNTGMTGYQEMLTDPSYKGQILTFCYPIIGNYGINDIDDESKEIAVSAVIASDICDEPSHYQLTKSFSDQLEQAGIPGLFEIDTRQLVMIIREHGSLRAKIVKDESQTKNVTWQTRSLLSLVNSVSVKQLENYGTGEIHIAILDFGYKKSIRNALLQQGCKVTVVPYQTSLNQIKELNPEGIVLSNGPGDPMDLQAYFPVIKQLTKDYPTLGICLGHQLIALAYGAMTKKMHFGHRGGNHPVKDLFTGKVWVTAQNHGYVVEENTIDYTQFDVLFKNVNDCSVEGLKHCHYPVTSVQFHPEAHPGPSDTNYIFEDFLDEVREKKGALTHAKA, encoded by the coding sequence ATGGATAAAGGTTTTTTAGTATTAGAAACCGGAGATGTATTTGAAGGAATTTTAATTGGAGATAAAAAAGCAATCGAAGGTGAACTTGTCTTTAACACTGGTATGACGGGATATCAAGAAATGTTGACAGATCCTTCCTATAAAGGTCAAATTCTTACGTTCTGTTATCCAATTATTGGGAATTATGGGATTAATGATATAGATGATGAGAGTAAAGAAATCGCTGTTTCTGCTGTTATTGCTAGTGATATATGTGATGAACCTAGTCACTATCAATTAACAAAGTCGTTTTCAGATCAATTAGAGCAAGCTGGTATTCCGGGTTTGTTTGAAATTGACACACGTCAACTTGTAATGATTATTCGTGAACACGGTTCTTTGCGAGCAAAAATAGTGAAAGACGAAAGTCAAACGAAAAATGTAACATGGCAAACGCGTAGTTTACTATCATTAGTTAATAGTGTTTCTGTAAAACAATTAGAAAACTATGGTACTGGTGAAATTCATATTGCAATTCTGGATTTCGGATATAAAAAATCAATTCGAAATGCGCTACTTCAACAGGGATGCAAAGTGACGGTTGTTCCTTATCAAACTTCACTTAATCAAATAAAAGAATTAAACCCTGAAGGTATTGTTCTTAGTAATGGGCCAGGAGATCCAATGGATTTACAAGCATATTTTCCAGTCATCAAACAATTAACAAAAGACTATCCAACACTTGGGATTTGTCTAGGACACCAATTAATAGCATTGGCTTATGGGGCAATGACCAAAAAAATGCATTTTGGCCATCGAGGCGGTAATCATCCAGTGAAAGATTTATTTACTGGAAAGGTCTGGGTAACAGCTCAAAATCACGGATATGTAGTAGAAGAAAATACCATCGATTATACACAGTTCGATGTATTATTTAAGAATGTAAATGATTGTTCCGTAGAAGGTCTGAAACATTGTCACTATCCAGTTACAAGTGTTCAATTTCACCCGGAGGCACATCCGGGACCAAGTGATACCAATTATATTTTTGAAGATTTCTTAGATGAAGTGAGAGAAAAGAAAGGAGCATTGACGCATGCCAAAGCGTAA
- a CDS encoding carbamoyl phosphate synthase large subunit, with translation MPKRKDINKVLVIGSGPIIIGQAAEFDYAGTQACLALKEEGIEVVLVNNNPATIMTDEQIADNVYLEPLNKDTLVKIIEKEKPDGLIGTLGGQTGLNLSIELFEAGILEKYEVELLGTSVDSIQKGEDREKFRELMIEINEPISESKIVTNIEEGIRFIDQIGFPVILRPAYTLGGEGGGFAHNEAEFEELLNRGLGLSPIHQVLVEKSIKGWKEVEYEVMRDANDTCIIVCNMENMDAVGIHTGDSIVVAPSQTLTDHQYQMLRSASVKVIRALNVVGGCNIQFALNPDSNEYCIIEVNPRVSRSSALASKATGYPIASMAAKCAIGLNLDEMKNPVTRSTYASFEPALDYIVVKLPRFPFDKFSEADRTLGTQMKATGEVMAMDRTFEGALNKAVRSLELNVSSLDWPKMDERDERELFNLIEIPNDLRLFALAEALKRGISAETLHQQTFIDHWFLVKIQHILHTEKELSNYTLASLPVQLFKKAKRYNISDVQIAKLLQTTSKKVRDFAKETGVHPVYKLVDTCAGEFDAITPYYYSTWHGEDEVQVNLDTKKILVVGSGPIRIGQGVEFDYCSVHAVQALQKAGYETIMINNNPETVSTDYSIADKLYFEPLALEDVLQVIEKENVDGVMLQFGGQTAINLAKELEEEGIPLLGTKPTEIDQMEDREQFYQFLNQLGIPHIKGKVVHNQNEVIATVKDLGFPVLIRPSYVIGGQSMYICYKEKDLLSYVSKIQEDTHDRCWPLLIDAYLPGMEYDVDVISDGENIVIPGIVEHIEKAGVHSGDSIGVFPPRLLTSEQQGRMIEIAKQIAIELPLVGIMNIQFVIYHQTIYVLEVNPRASRTVPVISKVTGVPMIEWAVHSQLGYPLTDFVSEVGLLPVPNYYTVKAPVFSSSKLKGVDQILGPEMKSTGELIGMSTSFEDAIKKAIIPVNFNDKGKLDVFLSVSDLWKEDSIAFINKYSQVFSRLSATEGTSKYLQGKGFSIKAISKDIGIIEAYFNRYQPDVVINIPNQGRDKTRLGYLLREICNRYQIPYFTSFETAQTVLGSMKSTEQEVRSLQSYTASLKEVMTSK, from the coding sequence ATGCCAAAGCGTAAAGACATAAACAAGGTACTCGTAATCGGATCGGGTCCAATCATCATCGGGCAGGCGGCGGAGTTCGACTATGCAGGAACACAAGCATGTCTTGCTTTAAAAGAAGAAGGTATCGAAGTTGTTCTTGTTAATAATAACCCAGCTACCATCATGACAGATGAACAAATTGCAGATAACGTATATTTAGAACCTTTAAATAAAGACACGTTAGTAAAAATTATTGAAAAAGAAAAACCAGATGGGTTAATAGGCACTTTAGGAGGGCAAACCGGGCTTAATTTATCTATTGAACTATTTGAAGCAGGTATTTTAGAAAAATATGAAGTGGAATTATTAGGTACCAGTGTTGATTCCATTCAAAAAGGGGAAGATCGAGAAAAGTTTCGAGAATTGATGATTGAAATAAATGAACCAATTTCGGAATCAAAAATTGTTACGAATATTGAAGAAGGAATTCGATTTATTGACCAGATAGGATTTCCCGTCATTCTTCGTCCTGCTTATACGTTAGGTGGAGAAGGAGGAGGCTTTGCCCATAATGAAGCTGAATTTGAAGAGTTATTAAATAGAGGTTTAGGGTTAAGTCCAATTCATCAAGTGTTGGTTGAAAAAAGTATTAAAGGTTGGAAAGAAGTAGAATACGAAGTAATGCGAGATGCAAATGATACATGTATTATCGTTTGTAATATGGAAAATATGGATGCTGTTGGTATACATACAGGTGATTCCATTGTTGTCGCTCCTTCTCAAACCTTAACAGATCATCAATACCAGATGTTACGTTCAGCTTCGGTAAAGGTTATTCGTGCATTAAATGTGGTTGGAGGATGTAATATACAGTTTGCTTTAAATCCGGATTCTAATGAGTATTGTATTATCGAGGTAAACCCAAGAGTTAGTCGTTCTTCAGCTCTTGCATCTAAAGCTACGGGGTATCCAATTGCTTCTATGGCAGCAAAGTGCGCAATTGGATTAAATTTGGATGAAATGAAAAATCCGGTAACTCGTTCAACGTATGCATCATTTGAACCTGCATTGGATTATATTGTCGTTAAGCTACCACGTTTTCCTTTTGATAAATTTTCTGAAGCTGATCGTACACTAGGAACACAAATGAAAGCGACTGGTGAAGTAATGGCAATGGATCGAACATTTGAAGGTGCTCTGAACAAAGCAGTTCGATCGTTAGAATTAAACGTATCCAGTTTAGATTGGCCGAAGATGGATGAACGAGACGAGCGGGAATTGTTCAATTTAATTGAAATCCCCAACGATCTCCGTCTTTTTGCGTTAGCAGAAGCTCTGAAAAGAGGGATATCCGCTGAAACGTTGCATCAACAGACATTTATTGATCATTGGTTTTTAGTAAAAATACAACATATTCTTCACACAGAAAAAGAGTTGTCGAATTACACGTTAGCTTCACTTCCTGTTCAGTTGTTCAAAAAAGCGAAAAGATACAATATAAGTGATGTTCAAATTGCAAAATTACTACAAACCACGAGTAAAAAGGTAAGAGATTTTGCTAAAGAAACCGGAGTACATCCTGTATATAAATTGGTTGACACTTGTGCGGGAGAATTTGATGCGATAACTCCATATTATTATTCCACTTGGCATGGGGAGGATGAAGTACAGGTCAATCTTGATACCAAAAAAATATTAGTAGTTGGTTCTGGTCCTATTCGTATTGGCCAAGGAGTCGAGTTTGATTATTGTTCCGTGCACGCAGTACAGGCGCTTCAAAAAGCTGGGTATGAAACGATTATGATAAATAATAATCCGGAGACAGTTAGTACTGATTATTCCATTGCAGATAAGTTGTATTTTGAACCATTGGCATTGGAAGACGTACTTCAGGTTATCGAAAAGGAAAATGTTGATGGTGTTATGTTACAGTTTGGAGGACAAACCGCTATTAATTTGGCAAAAGAATTAGAGGAGGAAGGAATTCCATTATTAGGAACAAAACCTACAGAAATTGATCAGATGGAAGATAGAGAACAATTTTATCAATTTCTAAATCAATTAGGGATTCCACATATTAAAGGAAAAGTAGTACACAACCAAAATGAAGTTATAGCGACAGTAAAAGATTTAGGTTTCCCTGTATTGATTCGTCCTTCTTATGTAATTGGCGGACAATCCATGTACATTTGTTACAAAGAGAAAGACTTACTATCCTATGTATCTAAAATTCAAGAAGATACACATGATCGTTGTTGGCCATTATTAATAGATGCCTATTTACCAGGTATGGAATATGATGTAGATGTTATTAGTGACGGTGAAAATATTGTTATTCCAGGAATCGTGGAACATATAGAGAAAGCAGGAGTACATTCAGGAGATAGCATTGGTGTGTTTCCGCCGAGATTACTCACATCTGAACAACAAGGAAGAATGATAGAAATTGCAAAACAAATTGCAATAGAGTTACCTTTAGTAGGAATAATGAATATCCAATTTGTTATATATCATCAAACAATTTATGTGCTGGAAGTAAATCCAAGAGCTTCTAGAACAGTTCCTGTTATTAGTAAAGTAACAGGGGTTCCAATGATAGAATGGGCGGTTCATTCCCAACTAGGGTATCCATTAACGGATTTTGTCTCAGAAGTAGGATTATTACCAGTCCCTAATTATTATACTGTCAAAGCACCAGTATTTTCTTCGAGTAAGTTGAAAGGTGTCGATCAAATTCTTGGGCCAGAAATGAAGTCAACTGGTGAATTGATCGGAATGAGTACATCTTTTGAAGATGCTATCAAGAAAGCAATCATACCAGTTAACTTTAATGACAAAGGTAAGCTAGATGTATTTCTATCCGTTAGTGATCTTTGGAAAGAAGATAGCATCGCATTTATTAATAAGTATAGTCAGGTTTTCTCCCGCCTTTCAGCAACAGAAGGGACATCTAAATATTTACAGGGAAAAGGTTTTTCAATAAAAGCTATATCAAAAGATATTGGAATAATAGAAGCTTATTTTAATAGATATCAACCAGATGTTGTTATTAATATTCCAAATCAAGGAAGAGATAAGACTCGATTAGGGTATTTATTACGAGAGATTTGTAATAGATATCAAATTCCTTACTTTACTAGTTTTGAGACTGCTCAGACAGTTTTAGGAAGTATGAAGTCAACTGAACAAGAAGTGCGGTCATTACAATCATATACAGCTTCTTTAAAAGAAGTAATGACTTCAAAATAA
- a CDS encoding S9 family peptidase has translation MNLTKRAINETDLKRLEIVSGPTYTASNNRFTYVSTKVNEDSEYEAHVYSKDISTNQTKQWTYGKHSNTNFRSNPNNTQAVFQSTRSGTTQLWLVDLDGGEPKQITFFQKGAFSPKWSPDGTSIFFSAPLNIDDDIHTQKEHTCEEKQQIKKDKQNKPLVVNRLKYKSDAKGFHDDSNIQIIEYHLPTKKFKQWTTKPTDHSLHDISADGKKLVFSSNWNEEADSELISDLFLLNLHTHEFTLLTDGNSNYYNSRFSSDSSQIITLGHDFDYAGATLTKLYLFELSSKKRKEITNQWDIQLGDAMVTDSRLGESENGPIWSKDGKSIYFLGSDQGSTSLYQTDLDGNLEKIYGEDNHVFGFTYHPDEESFILGISSPIDPGNFYELNSNRELSLLTNVNKSLLEEIHVEKPEEISFTSSDGLAIQGWLLRPYSFEDGKKYPFILEVHGGPHAMYGNSFFHELQLLAAKGYVVVYTNPRGSHGYGQQFVNGVRENYGQGDFQDLMEAVDYCLDKYSFIDKDRLGVTGGSYGGFMTNWIVGHTNRFKAAVTQRSISNWLSFYGVSDIGYFFTKWEHGLNLLDDPEKLWDISPLKYAANVKTPLLILHGELDFRCPIEQGEQLYITLKHLKKEVEFIRFPGANHELSRSGDPSMRIKRLEQIGRWFDQYL, from the coding sequence ATGAATTTAACAAAACGTGCAATCAACGAGACTGACTTAAAACGGTTAGAAATTGTGAGTGGGCCTACATACACTGCTTCGAACAACCGCTTTACATATGTTTCAACAAAGGTAAATGAAGATAGTGAATACGAAGCACATGTGTACAGTAAAGATATTTCGACTAACCAGACGAAACAATGGACATACGGAAAGCATTCCAATACCAATTTTCGAAGTAACCCGAATAATACTCAGGCAGTGTTTCAATCCACAAGGTCAGGCACAACACAACTATGGCTAGTTGATTTAGATGGCGGTGAACCGAAACAGATTACATTTTTTCAAAAAGGAGCATTTTCACCAAAATGGTCTCCAGATGGTACATCTATCTTCTTTTCTGCGCCATTAAACATCGATGATGACATCCATACCCAAAAGGAACATACCTGTGAAGAAAAGCAACAAATTAAAAAAGACAAACAAAATAAACCGCTTGTTGTTAATCGTCTAAAATACAAATCAGATGCAAAAGGGTTCCATGACGACTCTAATATACAAATTATTGAATACCACCTACCTACGAAAAAATTCAAACAATGGACCACAAAACCAACTGACCATTCCTTACATGATATATCTGCAGATGGTAAGAAACTAGTTTTTTCTAGTAATTGGAATGAAGAAGCAGATTCAGAATTAATTTCCGATTTATTTTTATTAAACCTACATACACATGAATTTACATTATTAACAGATGGAAATAGCAATTATTATAATTCCCGTTTTTCAAGCGATAGTTCACAAATTATAACACTTGGTCATGATTTTGATTATGCCGGAGCAACGTTAACGAAACTCTATTTATTTGAACTATCTTCAAAAAAAAGGAAGGAAATTACTAATCAGTGGGATATTCAATTAGGTGATGCGATGGTTACAGATTCTAGATTAGGAGAGTCAGAAAATGGCCCGATCTGGTCAAAAGATGGTAAATCAATTTATTTCCTAGGATCCGACCAAGGTTCTACCTCTCTTTATCAGACAGATCTTGACGGCAATCTTGAAAAAATTTACGGAGAAGATAATCATGTATTTGGTTTCACCTATCATCCTGATGAAGAATCATTTATTTTAGGAATTAGCTCCCCAATTGACCCAGGAAATTTTTATGAATTAAACAGTAATCGTGAACTTTCATTACTAACAAATGTTAATAAATCATTATTAGAAGAAATTCATGTAGAAAAACCAGAGGAAATTTCCTTTACATCATCGGATGGACTTGCAATCCAAGGTTGGTTATTGCGACCATATAGCTTTGAAGATGGGAAAAAATATCCGTTTATATTAGAAGTTCATGGTGGACCTCATGCTATGTATGGAAATTCATTTTTCCATGAATTACAATTATTAGCTGCAAAAGGTTATGTTGTTGTTTATACAAATCCTCGGGGTAGTCACGGCTATGGTCAACAGTTCGTTAATGGCGTCAGAGAAAATTATGGACAAGGGGATTTCCAAGACTTAATGGAAGCAGTAGATTATTGTCTGGATAAATATTCCTTTATTGACAAAGATCGACTTGGAGTCACTGGCGGGAGCTATGGTGGGTTTATGACAAACTGGATTGTTGGGCATACAAATCGATTTAAAGCAGCTGTTACTCAGCGTTCCATTTCAAACTGGCTTAGTTTTTACGGAGTTAGTGACATTGGATATTTCTTTACAAAATGGGAACATGGATTAAATCTCTTAGATGATCCGGAAAAACTTTGGGATATATCCCCTCTTAAGTATGCAGCGAATGTCAAAACACCGTTACTTATTCTTCATGGTGAGCTAGATTTTCGTTGTCCAATTGAGCAAGGTGAACAATTATACATTACGTTGAAACACTTGAAGAAAGAAGTAGAGTTTATTCGTTTTCCAGGAGCGAATCATGAGTTAAGCAGAAGTGGAGATCCATCTATGCGTATAAAAAGATTAGAACAAATTGGTAGATGGTTTGATCAATACTTGTAA
- a CDS encoding DNA topology modulation protein encodes MTKIMIIGCPGSGKSTLATQLGSHKNLPVYHLDSFFWGPGWKPIERNKFIEKQKDIMKKPAWIIDGNYGVTMNTRLKYADTIIFLHYSTTRCLYRIIKRRIQYHGQTRPDMGKDCKEKIDWEFVHYVLKFNKVQSPTILEKLDSVKEKQIYIFKNPKQLRHFFHQIKDISID; translated from the coding sequence ATGACAAAAATTATGATAATAGGTTGTCCTGGCTCTGGGAAGTCAACGTTGGCAACGCAACTTGGTAGTCATAAAAACCTTCCCGTATATCATTTAGATTCCTTTTTTTGGGGACCAGGGTGGAAACCGATTGAACGAAATAAATTTATAGAAAAACAAAAAGATATTATGAAAAAGCCTGCCTGGATAATTGACGGAAATTACGGCGTAACAATGAATACACGTTTGAAATATGCTGACACGATTATTTTTCTCCATTATAGTACCACTCGGTGCTTATACAGAATTATAAAGAGAAGGATTCAGTATCATGGACAAACTCGACCAGATATGGGAAAAGATTGTAAAGAAAAAATAGATTGGGAGTTTGTACATTATGTTTTAAAGTTTAATAAAGTTCAATCTCCAACTATTCTAGAGAAATTAGATTCTGTTAAAGAAAAACAAATTTATATTTTTAAAAACCCGAAACAACTTAGACATTTTTTTCATCAAATTAAAGATATTTCAATTGATTAG
- the dat gene encoding D-amino-acid transaminase, whose amino-acid sequence MSVYPIILTQSEFRDKDSLNYPFEERGLQFGDGIYEVIRVYEGKYYLFEEHVDRLYRSAEAIKIEIPQSKKEMKELLLQLITKNEMTTDGKVYMQITRGSAPRDHIFPQSVEPNMYAYIQDMPRNKEALQHGVSTITQPDIRWENCYIKSLNLLPNVLAKQTAKEQGCYEAILHRDGKVTECSSSNVYLVKNGKVYTHPTTNNILYGCVRMAVERFLKDADIELIEDAFQLEDISNADEIFLSSSTSEVTPIVRVDDKAIGDGKPGTITKQLQHAYESDAAIQDKLSV is encoded by the coding sequence ATGTCTGTATATCCAATTATTTTAACTCAATCTGAATTTAGAGATAAGGATAGCTTAAACTACCCATTTGAGGAACGTGGTTTGCAGTTCGGAGATGGTATTTATGAAGTTATCCGTGTATATGAGGGAAAATACTATCTATTCGAAGAACACGTTGACCGATTATATCGTTCAGCTGAGGCAATTAAAATTGAAATACCACAAAGTAAAAAAGAAATGAAAGAATTATTGCTTCAATTAATTACAAAAAATGAAATGACTACAGATGGAAAAGTATATATGCAAATCACTAGAGGGTCTGCTCCTCGCGATCATATCTTCCCTCAATCTGTAGAACCAAATATGTATGCCTATATACAGGATATGCCAAGAAATAAAGAAGCTTTACAACATGGAGTGTCTACGATTACTCAACCTGATATTCGTTGGGAAAATTGCTATATTAAAAGTTTAAACTTACTCCCTAATGTTTTAGCAAAACAAACAGCTAAAGAACAAGGTTGTTATGAAGCTATTCTCCACAGAGATGGGAAAGTAACTGAATGCAGCTCATCCAATGTGTATTTAGTTAAAAACGGGAAAGTATATACTCACCCAACGACAAACAATATACTCTACGGTTGTGTACGCATGGCAGTGGAAAGATTCTTAAAGGATGCAGATATTGAACTTATTGAAGATGCATTTCAACTAGAGGACATCTCTAATGCAGATGAAATATTCTTATCAAGTAGTACTTCTGAGGTTACTCCGATTGTACGTGTGGATGATAAAGCTATTGGTGATGGTAAGCCAGGTACAATCACTAAACAATTACAACATGCATATGAATCAGATGCAGCTATACAAGATAAATTATCTGTGTAA